A section of the Candidatus Baltobacteraceae bacterium genome encodes:
- a CDS encoding alkaline phosphatase family protein, whose protein sequence is MPGVPALAQTPQSARQAVDAAYLAALRSHIKHVVIVVQENRSVDNLFNGFPGADTVRIGERRIGPVNLEPVDLGYPADVDHQHRAWMTEYDNGRMDGFAEAMTTPKQPDEFAYAYVPEREVEPYWIMAKRYTFADRMFQSNTGPSFPAHLYLIAGQAGYIASNPNQLGTTRFAWGCDSPPDARVSLIGVDGNEVEPGIYPCLDFETLADVAMANGVPWRYYAPGLNQLGNIWSAFDAIKHIRFSPRWQNVVSPETRVINDAVIGDIPSITWVVPTMQNSDHPFPNRTTKKDVGVKGAFGPEWVASVVNALGRGPFWSSTAIIVTWDDWGGWYDHVVPPRLDRMGLGPRVPMIVISPWAKPHYVSHMQHEFGSILKFTEEAFDLPSLHTTDERADDLRDCFDFSQSFQPFQPIPTFRRAAFFTDPAREDVPPDDDY, encoded by the coding sequence ATGCCGGGCGTCCCAGCGCTCGCTCAGACCCCCCAGAGCGCCAGGCAGGCGGTCGATGCCGCGTACCTCGCGGCGCTTCGGTCGCACATCAAGCACGTCGTCATCGTCGTCCAGGAAAACCGCAGCGTCGACAACCTCTTTAACGGCTTTCCGGGCGCCGACACGGTGCGCATCGGCGAGCGGCGAATCGGGCCGGTCAACTTGGAGCCGGTCGACCTGGGCTATCCCGCAGACGTCGACCATCAGCACCGCGCGTGGATGACCGAGTACGACAACGGCCGCATGGACGGTTTTGCCGAAGCGATGACGACGCCGAAGCAGCCCGACGAGTTTGCGTACGCCTACGTGCCCGAACGTGAGGTCGAGCCGTATTGGATCATGGCCAAGCGTTATACCTTCGCCGACCGGATGTTTCAATCGAACACCGGGCCGAGCTTTCCGGCACATCTGTATCTGATCGCGGGCCAGGCTGGGTACATCGCGAGCAATCCGAATCAGCTCGGCACGACGCGGTTCGCGTGGGGTTGCGACTCACCGCCCGACGCGCGCGTTTCGCTCATTGGCGTCGACGGTAACGAAGTCGAGCCGGGCATTTATCCGTGCCTCGATTTCGAAACGCTCGCCGACGTCGCCATGGCCAACGGCGTACCCTGGCGGTACTACGCGCCGGGTCTCAACCAGCTCGGAAATATTTGGTCGGCGTTCGACGCGATCAAGCACATTCGGTTTTCGCCGCGTTGGCAAAACGTCGTTTCGCCCGAGACGCGCGTGATTAACGACGCCGTCATCGGCGACATTCCGTCGATCACGTGGGTCGTCCCCACGATGCAAAACTCCGACCATCCGTTTCCCAATCGCACCACCAAGAAAGACGTCGGCGTGAAAGGCGCCTTCGGTCCCGAGTGGGTCGCATCGGTCGTCAACGCGCTCGGACGCGGCCCGTTTTGGAGTTCGACCGCGATTATCGTTACTTGGGACGACTGGGGCGGCTGGTACGATCACGTGGTCCCGCCGCGGCTCGATCGCATGGGGCTCGGGCCGCGCGTTCCGATGATCGTCATTTCACCGTGGGCGAAGCCGCATTACGTCTCGCACATGCAGCACGAGTTCGGCAGCATCCTGAAGTTTACCGAAGAAGCGTTCGACCTGCCGTCGCTGCACACGACCGACGAGCGCGCCGACGACTTGCGCGATTGCTTCGATTTCTCGCAATCGTTCCAGCCGTTCCAACCGATACCGACGTTCAGACGCGCGGCGTTCTTTACCGACCCCGCACGCGAGGACGTTCCGCCGGACGACGACTACTAA
- a CDS encoding PQQ-binding-like beta-propeller repeat protein — protein MAALARPALAIAAIALATFYLLPAAVSAGFSIHFPLFHRQPTDGWTQFRYGPDNNAVIPGKLETSWRVETGGQISASPTLVGSVLYLGNNDGHLYAIDPASGRAFWTYGTHNPLMSAPIVYNDLVIVGEGDANSMGSSPPEPIKVGQGPSSLIALDRRSGKIRWKKVIGGSGMPTPAIINGVLVQHNGAGWVGGYDPATGARKFAHHLESVASMSAILPLGGDQFVTTGVGTNAVWKMSATDGSVLWRTVFPHGASGIGDCPPVTDGNRIYCDYVVPVPPDTGTQVGRQAQQRVFAIDVNTGAKVWDVATDRGTLLPRNEAGIPLLVDGVLCAGNALAPVMRGLSADTGDPLWAVKTHGPVKGGLVAVDGVVYFGDYGGYLWAVDEHTGNIIGVKNAHTRFNVGSPIVDGKTLIDGSDTGAILAMPLADIRAAHDS, from the coding sequence ATGGCTGCCCTAGCTCGCCCGGCCCTGGCGATCGCTGCGATCGCGTTAGCAACGTTTTACCTCCTTCCCGCCGCCGTTTCGGCGGGATTCTCGATTCACTTTCCGCTGTTCCATCGGCAGCCGACCGACGGTTGGACGCAGTTTCGCTACGGACCCGACAACAACGCGGTAATCCCCGGAAAGCTCGAAACGTCCTGGCGCGTCGAGACGGGTGGCCAAATTTCCGCGAGCCCGACACTCGTCGGCAGCGTCCTCTATCTTGGAAATAATGACGGACATCTCTATGCAATCGATCCGGCGAGCGGACGCGCGTTCTGGACGTACGGAACGCACAACCCGCTGATGAGCGCGCCGATCGTGTACAACGATTTGGTCATCGTCGGCGAAGGCGATGCCAACAGCATGGGCTCCAGTCCGCCCGAACCAATCAAGGTCGGGCAAGGTCCGAGCTCGCTGATCGCGCTCGATCGCCGTTCGGGAAAGATTCGCTGGAAAAAAGTGATTGGCGGCTCCGGTATGCCGACTCCAGCAATCATCAACGGCGTTCTCGTGCAGCACAACGGCGCCGGTTGGGTCGGCGGTTACGATCCGGCAACCGGCGCGCGCAAGTTCGCGCATCATCTCGAGTCGGTCGCATCGATGTCGGCGATTCTTCCGCTGGGCGGCGATCAGTTCGTCACGACCGGTGTCGGCACCAACGCGGTGTGGAAGATGAGCGCCACGGACGGTTCCGTGCTTTGGCGCACCGTCTTTCCGCACGGCGCGTCGGGCATCGGCGACTGTCCGCCGGTGACCGACGGTAATCGCATCTATTGTGACTACGTCGTGCCCGTGCCGCCGGATACGGGCACACAAGTGGGCCGCCAGGCTCAACAGCGCGTTTTCGCTATCGACGTCAATACCGGAGCGAAAGTGTGGGACGTCGCTACCGATCGCGGCACGCTCTTGCCGCGCAACGAAGCCGGCATTCCGCTGCTCGTCGACGGCGTGCTTTGCGCCGGCAACGCACTCGCGCCGGTCATGCGCGGGCTCTCCGCCGACACCGGCGACCCGCTGTGGGCCGTCAAAACGCACGGTCCGGTCAAAGGCGGCTTGGTTGCCGTTGACGGCGTCGTCTACTTCGGCGACTACGGCGGCTACTTATGGGCGGTTGACGAACACACCGGCAACATCATCGGCGTGAAGAACGCGCACACGCGGTTCAACGTCGGCTCGCCGATCGTCGACGGTAAGACGCTCATTGACGGCAGCGATACCGGCGCGATCCTCGCAATGCCGCTAGCCGACATCCGCGCGGCACACGATTCTTAG
- a CDS encoding M48 family metalloprotease: MSRPLSWRAVAAVSLALSFSPQIAQADTSANQQQIWETQIGQQKYAEYEQRGEIVPPQSPLYQAIDSITKPIAKVADSQYFTPFHFILLNESTPNAMAMPGGNVYITTGLMSFLKNRDELAGVICHEVNHDIHHDMYAVYQATQGGRAPQDPNAIAYERQVESNADRAGAYTCAKAGFNPWGMVWNFRLHGQTPMAAAQEEPNSNHPSDSSRASDLIALFQSDPGTFARFKDDVAVATPLATPQVAQQYGYQRPQYQQQYPGYPQQQYPAYPQAQYPQQGYPQPQYPQQGYPQPQYPQQGYPQAQYPQQGYPQPQQQQQGPYPPPPLPPCYPYC; encoded by the coding sequence ATGTCCCGCCCCCTCTCATGGCGCGCGGTTGCCGCCGTTTCACTCGCGTTGTCATTCTCGCCCCAAATCGCGCAAGCAGATACCAGCGCGAATCAGCAGCAAATTTGGGAGACGCAAATCGGCCAGCAAAAGTACGCCGAGTACGAGCAACGCGGCGAAATCGTGCCGCCGCAATCGCCGCTCTATCAAGCCATCGACTCGATAACCAAGCCCATTGCGAAGGTCGCTGACTCGCAGTACTTTACACCGTTTCATTTCATCTTACTGAACGAGTCTACGCCGAACGCGATGGCCATGCCCGGCGGGAACGTCTACATCACCACCGGCCTGATGTCGTTTCTGAAGAATCGCGACGAGCTCGCAGGCGTGATCTGTCACGAAGTCAATCACGACATTCACCACGACATGTACGCCGTCTATCAGGCCACCCAGGGCGGGCGCGCGCCGCAAGACCCCAACGCGATCGCCTACGAACGCCAGGTCGAGTCCAATGCCGATCGGGCCGGAGCGTACACGTGCGCGAAGGCGGGGTTCAATCCGTGGGGGATGGTGTGGAACTTCCGGCTGCACGGTCAGACGCCGATGGCCGCCGCGCAGGAAGAGCCGAACTCGAATCATCCTAGCGACTCCTCGCGCGCCTCGGATCTGATCGCGTTATTCCAAAGCGATCCGGGGACGTTCGCCAGGTTTAAAGATGACGTCGCGGTGGCAACGCCGCTTGCGACGCCGCAGGTTGCCCAGCAATACGGCTACCAACGGCCGCAGTATCAACAGCAGTATCCGGGATATCCGCAGCAACAGTATCCGGCGTATCCGCAAGCGCAGTATCCGCAGCAAGGCTATCCGCAACCGCAGTATCCGCAGCAAGGCTACCCGCAACCGCAGTATCCGCAGCAAGGGTACCCGCAAGCGCAGTATCCGCAGCAAGGGTACCCGCAACCGCAGCAGCAACAGCAGGGTCCGTATCCCCCGCCGCCGCTGCCGCCGTGCTATCCGTACTGCTAG
- a CDS encoding glutamine synthetase family protein, whose translation MKPTEGVQRQPMSSELRDFLELPYNELEDLNLAAKQQRKERVAAHQLAEQRLKYLTDEKRIKAVTVLFTDLEGRLHMLDYDKKFLLGSHDNLTFDGSSIRGFTPQRESDLRLSLDWSAFYWAPSDIFGPGKVLVFGDVLDRDGSPFAGDIRGALKQLSKDCYANDGYTLNAANEIEGFLFEGLDAERRYHETGKFDYVNTGGYYHSLPGDPLRTFIDTVAEVQRAMGFQNEKDHPEVAPSQFEINYSYGEVVAAADQIQLYKLICRQVATRLGMTASFLPKPVVGVNGSGMHTNVSVSKDGKNLFWDPDGEEKLSQFGWQFVDRILTHGRDVCLMLNASVNAYRRLDPHFEAPNQIKASAIDRGSMVRVPFGNERSMRTEVRSVAPDANPYMVLLAVFKTGLHGRTSDEKGLRQAEHYLPDNIYDALHDFRTSPWTTELLGADVKARYADLKQASADRCPRLLGSFVKAQEVQYHHEVYNQYLWNLF comes from the coding sequence ATGAAGCCGACCGAAGGAGTTCAGAGACAGCCGATGTCGTCCGAACTGCGCGATTTTCTCGAGCTGCCGTATAACGAGCTCGAGGATCTAAATCTCGCTGCTAAACAACAACGTAAAGAGCGCGTCGCCGCCCATCAACTGGCCGAGCAGCGCCTCAAATATCTCACCGACGAAAAACGCATCAAAGCCGTAACCGTGTTGTTCACCGACCTCGAGGGCCGGCTGCACATGCTCGATTACGACAAGAAGTTCTTGTTGGGTTCGCACGACAATCTGACGTTCGACGGATCGTCGATTCGCGGGTTTACGCCGCAGCGCGAAAGCGACTTGCGACTGAGCCTGGATTGGAGTGCGTTCTATTGGGCGCCGTCGGATATCTTCGGTCCCGGCAAGGTGCTGGTCTTCGGCGACGTGCTCGACCGCGACGGTTCGCCCTTTGCCGGCGACATTCGCGGCGCGCTCAAGCAGCTCTCCAAGGACTGCTACGCCAACGACGGCTACACGCTCAACGCGGCCAACGAAATCGAAGGCTTCCTCTTCGAAGGGCTCGATGCGGAACGCCGTTATCACGAAACCGGGAAGTTCGATTACGTCAATACCGGCGGCTACTATCACTCGCTGCCGGGCGACCCGCTGCGCACTTTTATCGACACGGTGGCCGAAGTGCAGCGCGCCATGGGATTCCAAAATGAAAAGGACCATCCCGAGGTCGCGCCTTCGCAGTTCGAGATCAACTATAGCTACGGCGAAGTCGTTGCGGCGGCCGACCAAATTCAGCTCTACAAGCTGATCTGCCGCCAGGTCGCCACGCGGCTCGGGATGACGGCGAGCTTCCTGCCCAAACCGGTCGTCGGCGTGAACGGCAGCGGCATGCACACCAACGTGTCGGTAAGCAAAGACGGGAAGAACCTGTTCTGGGATCCCGACGGCGAGGAGAAACTCAGCCAGTTCGGCTGGCAGTTCGTCGACCGGATTCTCACCCACGGACGCGACGTGTGCTTGATGCTCAACGCCAGCGTCAATGCGTATCGCCGGCTCGATCCGCACTTTGAGGCGCCAAACCAAATCAAGGCCTCTGCGATCGATCGGGGTTCCATGGTACGGGTTCCGTTCGGTAACGAGCGCAGCATGCGCACCGAGGTGCGTTCGGTCGCGCCTGACGCAAATCCGTACATGGTGTTGCTGGCGGTCTTCAAGACGGGGCTGCATGGTCGCACCAGCGACGAAAAAGGACTGCGCCAGGCCGAGCACTATCTGCCCGACAACATCTACGACGCGCTGCACGACTTCCGGACATCTCCGTGGACGACGGAGCTGCTCGGTGCCGACGTCAAAGCACGTTATGCGGATCTCAAGCAGGCCAGCGCGGACCGATGCCCGCGGTTACTTGGCAGCTTCGTGAAAGCACAAGAAGTCCAGTACCATCACGAAGTCTACAATCAGTATCTCTGGAATCTGTTCTAG